In Labrys monachus, the genomic stretch CGCGGCCGTCGCCGGTGCCTGACTCCCCCTTTTACACGCTTTGCGTGCCGATCGGCCGCCGCGCCGCGTTTCGGCTCGGGTTTCGCCATCTTTCATTTACCTTGATGATTCATGATCGAGGCATGAAACCCTCGATCGCCCTCGTCCTGGCCATGCTCGCCTGCTCTGCCCCGCCCGCAGCGGCAGCCTCGTTCCAGTCCTGCCTCGCGGCGATCGGCAGTCGCGCCGTGGCCGCCGGCGTGAGCCCCGCCGTCTTCGAACGCAGCACCAGCGGGCTGCAGCCGGACATGACGATCATCGACCTGATGAACAAGCAGCCGGAGTTCAGGACGCCGATCTGGGATTACATGGCCGGCCTCGTCGACGCCCAGCGCATCGCCGACGGCCGGCGCATGCTGGCCAAATGGGGCGCGGTGCTCGGCAACGTCCAGCGGCGCTACGGCGTCGATCCGGCGGTGGTGGTCGCGGTCTGGGGGGTGGAATCGAATTTCGGCGAGAACCAGGGCTCCTATCCGCTGGTGCAGTCGCTCGCCACGCTCTCCTGCTATGGCGGGCGCCGCCACGCCTATTTCCAGGGCGAGTTCATCAATGCGCTGAAGATCATCCAGCGCCGGGACGTCGATCCCGCCCATCTCATGGGCTCGTGGGCCGGTGCTTTCGGCAACACCCAGTTCATGCCGTCGACCTTCCTGCGCAGCGCCGTCGACGGCGATGGCGACGGCCGGCGGGACATCGTCGATTCCGTGCCCGATGCCCTCGCCTCGACGGCGAACTATCTCGCCAAGGCCGGCTGGGTTCCGGGCAGCCGCTGGGGCTACGAAGTGCGTCTGCCGTCCGGCTTCCGCCCGGGCCTGGCCGGGCGCGGCCGCAAGCGCCCGCTTGCGGCCTGGGCGGCCATGGGCGTCAGGCGGGTCGACGGCTCGCCGCTGCCGGCCGACAATGCCCGCGCGGCGATCCTGCTTCCCGCCGGCGCCAGCGGGCCGGCCTTCGTGGTCTTCCGCAATTTCGACGCGATCTATTCCTACAACGCAGCCGAATCCTACGCGCTGGCCATCGCCCATCTGTCGGACCGGATCCGCGGCGGCGGGCCTTTCGCCACGCCCTGGCCGACGGACGATCCGGGCCTGTCGCGGGCCCAGCGCCGGGAATTGCAGGCCCTGCTGACGCGGCGGGGCTATGACGTCGGCCCGGCCGACGGCGCGATCGGCGCCAAGACGGTGCTGGCCGTCAAGGACATGCAGCGTAGGCTTGGCCTCGCCGTGACCGGCCATCCGGGCCTCAAGATCCTGACCGCCCTGCGGGGCGGCTAGCGCTCCCGGGGCGTTTCTTTGCCGCAGACCGTCATGATGATTGCGCCCGCTCTGCAGGTTGCCTACTATATCCGCCGAGAAAAGCTGTAGAACCACGATGCCGATGCAAACCCTGATCCGTTTCGATCGCTCCGCCGAAATGTCGTCGCGGGACCACCAGCGTACCGGCTGCCCGTTCCATGACGTGCGCAGCATGCTGCGCGACGTCGGCCTGCGCCCGACGCGCCAGCGCCTGGCGCTGGGCTGGCTCCTCTTCCAGAAGGGGGACCGGCACATCACCGCCGAAATCCTGCACGACGAGGCCTCCAAGGCGCGCGTGCCGGTGTCGCTCGCCACCGTCTACAACACGCTGCATCAGTTCACGGAAGTCGGCCTGCTGCGCGAATTCGCGGTCGACGGGTCCAAGACCTATTTCGACACCAATGTGCACGAGCATCATCATTATTTCGTCGAAGGCGACAATGAGGTGCTCGACATTCCCGGCGAGATCGGCATGGCTGAAATGCCCGACGTGCCGGAGGGCTATGAGGTCGCGCGGGTCGACGTCATCGTGCGCCTGCGCCGGAAGAAATAGCGCGCCCGTCTTTTCCGCGATTCGCCGCGCGGCCACTTTATGGTCGCCGGCGGCCCCCAGGAAAACGTGTCGAGACATCGGTTGAATTTGCTCCGGGCCCCGGGACAGGTCCGGCATGGCGAACGCTTTTCCTCGCCTGCGGGACATCGGCCGAACCCGGCACCTTTGGAACAGGCACTCTTGGAACCCGGCGCCGTCGGCGCTACGTCTTCAGCCAGTCCAGCAGGCTGAGGGAGATCAGCGTCGCCGCCAGGATGGCGGCCGCATAGATCAGGCTATGGCGCCAATTGGCGAGCGGGGATTCGGGCCCGAACAGGGCGTGGCGGCCCAGCATCAGTCCCGCGATCAGGAAGGCGACGGTCAGGCCGCCATGGCGGATGCCCGTCACCATGTCGTGAAAGATGACCATGCCGCAGATGAGCATGGTCGGAAACCAGGCATGCCTGAATTCGGTACGCAATGATCGGAAGACGGAGCCAAATTGCTGCATGATAACCTCGACCGGCATTCTATCGATATTCTCCTGGCGCTCGTGCGCGCCTGTCGCCCAACGGCGGTGACCGGGCTGTCGCCCTCGTATCCCCTGCGGATCCTCCGTTCGTGTTGGCGAATCCGGTCTAGCCGCTGAATACGGCACCAACGTGCCAGGCTCGTGGCCGGTTGCGGGGATCGGCGCCCCAGGGGTGAATCCGCACCGGAATGAGCGGGTAGCGTTAATGATCGGTTTACGCGGGGCCGTCGGGCCCGGGCGCACGCAGGCGCGGCAAATTGCCCGGAGGGCAGTAGCGGCTTTCCTGGAATCCTTCTATATACACGGAACATCACGCTCCCCCTCTTCCTCGCGAGCGCGAATTCGGGTGACGTCTCATAGGCTTGGGACTATCGTCCGGTCTTTCTCAGGGAACCCGCCATGGCTTCTATCGACAGCTTCAAGGCCCGCCAGACCCTTACTGTGGGCGCGAAGACCTATACCTATTATTCGCTGAAGGCGGCGGAGGCCAACGGCCTCCCGGGCATTTCCGCTTTGCCTGTTTCCATGAAGGTATTGCTCGAGAACCTGCTGCGCTTCGAAGACGGGCGCAGCGTCTCCAAGGGCGACATCGAGGCGATCGCCGCCTTCCTGCTCAACCGCGGCAAGGCCGAACGGGAGATCGCCTTCCGTCCCGCCCGCGTGCTGATGCAGGACTTCACGGGCGTGCCGGCCGTGGTCGACCTCGCCGCCATGCGCGACGCGATGCGGGCGCTGGGCGGCGATCCGGCCCGCATCAACCCGCTGGTGCCGGTCGACCTCGTCATCGATCATTCGGTCGTCGTCGACTATTTCGGCAACAAGGAAGCGTTCGGCAAGAACGTCGCCCGCGAATATGAGCAGAACCAGGAGCGCTACCGCTTCCTGAAATGGGGCCAGTCGGCCTTCTCGAATTTCCGCGTGGTGCCGCCGGGCACCGGCATCTGCCATCAGGTCAACCTGGAATATCTCGCCCAGACGGTGTGGACCGGCCCCGAGGAGGATGGCAGCGAAGTCGCCTATCCCGATACGCTCGTCGGCACCGACAGCCATACCACGATGATCAACGGCCTCGGCGTGCTCGGCTGGGGCGTCGGCGGCATCGAAGCGGAGGCGGCGATGCTTGGCCAGCCGATCTCGATGCTGATCCCCGAGGTCGTCGGCTTCCGCCTCACCGGCAAGCTGCAGGCCGGCGTCACCGCCACCGACCTCGTCCTCACCGTCACCCAGATGCTGCGCAAGCGCGGCGTCGTCGGCAAGTTCGTCGAATTCTTCGGTCACGGCCTCGACGCCATGACGCTGGAGGACAAGGCGACGATCGGCAACATGGCGCCGGAATATGGCGCGACCTGCGGCTTCTTCCCCGTCGATGCGGAGACGCTGCGCTATCTCGACAAGTCCGGCCGCCAGGCCGACCGCATCGCCCTGGTCGAGGCCTATGCCAAGGAGCAGGGCATGTTCCGCACGGCGGGCAGCTTCGACCCGCTGTTCACCGACACGCTGGAACTCGACCTCTCCACCGTGCTGCCCTCGCTCGCCGGGCCCAAGCGCCCGCAGGACCGGGTGCTGCTGTCCGACGCCAAGGCGGGCTTCCTCGCCGCCCTGGAGACGGAGTTCAAGAAGACGGGCGAAGCGGACAAGAGCGTGGCCGTGGCGGGCACGGACTACGCCATCCAGCACGGCGCGGTGACGATCGCGGCCATCACCTCCTGCACCAACACCTCCAACCCGTCGGTGCTGGTCGCCGCCGGGCTGCTCGCCCGCAAGGCCCACGCCAAGGGGCTGACCTCCAAGCCCTGGGTCAAGACCTCGCTCGCGCCGGGCTCGCAGGTGGTGGAGGCCTATCTCACCAAGTCCGGCCTGCAGGCCGATCTCGATGCGCTCGGCTTCAATCTCGTCGGCTTCGGCTGCACCACCTGCATCGGCAATTCCGGGCCGCTGCCGGAGGCGGTCTCGGAGGCGGTCAACAAGGGCGACGTGGTCGCCGCGGCCGTGCTGTCCGGCAACCGCAATTTCGAGGGCCGCGTCAATCCCGACGTGAAGGCCAACTACCTGGCCTCGCCGCCGCTGGTGGTGGCCTATGCCCTGGCCGGCTCGCTGCAGGTCGACCTCACGCTGGAGCCGCTCGGCACCGGCAGCGACGGCCGGCCCGTGTTCCTGACCGACGTCTGGCCGAGCCCGGCGGAGGTGCAGGCGGTGATCGACCAATATGTCACCAAGGGCCTGTTCCAGGAGAAATATGCCGACGTGTTCAAGGGCGATGCCAATTGGCAGGCGATCGCGATCCCGACCGGCGAGACCTATGCCTGGGATCCGGCGTCGACCTATGTGCAGAACCCGCCCTACTTCACCGGCATGAGCAAGACGCCGGAGGCGCCTTCCGACATCCACGATGCGCATATCCTCGGCCTGTTCCTCGATTCGATCACCACGGACCACATCTCGCCGGCCGGGTCGATCAAGGCGGCGAGCCCGGCGGGCGAATATCTGCGCGACCACCAGGTGCGGCCGGTCGACTTCAACCAGTACGGCACGCGGCGCGGCAATCACGAGGTGATGATGCGCGGCACCTTCGCCAATATCCGCATCAAGAACCAGATGCTGCCGGGGGTCGAAGGCGGCTTCTCCATCCATTATCCGGACGGGCAGCAGGCGCCGATCTACGACGTCGCCATGCGCTACAAGGCGGAAGGCGTGCCGCTGGTCGTCCTGGCCGGCAAGGAATACGGCACGGGCTCCTCGCGCGACTGGGCGGCCAAGGGCACCAAGCTGCTCGGCGTGCGCGCGGTGGTCGCCCAGTCCTTCGAGCGCATCCACCGTTCGAACCTGGTCGGCATGGGCGTCGTGCCCTTCACCTTCGCGGAGGGCACCTCCTGGCAGACGCTCGGCCTCAAGGGCGACGAGACCGTGACCATCGAGGGCATCGAGACCATCCGGCCGCGCGCCACCATCGAGGCCGAGATCACGTCGGCCGACGGCACGGTGACGAAGGTGCCGCTGTTGTGCCGCATCGATACGCTGGACGAGCTCGACTACTTCAAGAACGGCGGCATCCTGCAATTCGTGCTGCGCCGGCTGGCCGCCTGAGGTTGCTGGCGCCGATCGGCCGGATCGATTGCCTTCTCCCGGAAGGGAGAAGGTCCCGGCCGGGGGATGAGGGTTCAAACCTGGGCGAAGAGAACGCGATGGGGCGCTCGAATCGTCAAATCTCAGCCCCTCATCCGCCCTTCGGGGCACCTCCTCCCGCTCGGGAGAAGGAAGGCTGCGCCATTTTCTGCAAATACACCGCCTGTATGCCGTTCCTGCATGAGGAACACGAGGATGTCTCACCCTAGGACACACGCATGATCCCGGATAGGCTCGTCGCCGGCTACAAATCCTTCCTCGGCGACCGTTTCTCCCGCGAGCGCCAGCGCTACGAGGTGCTCGCCGAGAGCGGCCAGAACCCCGAGATCCTGATCATCGGCTGCTGCGATTCGCGCGTGTCGCCCGAGGTGATCTTCGACGCCGGCCCCGGCGAGATCTTCGTGGTGCGCAACGTCGCCAACATCGTGCCGCCCTACGAGACCAACGGCCAGTTCCACGGCACCAGCGCGGCGCTGGAGTTCGCGGTGGAGGCGCTCAAGGTCCGGCATATCGTGGTGATGGGCCATGCCAGCTGCGGCGGCATCCGCTCCTTCGCGCAGAAGAGCGCGCCCCTGTCCTCGGGCGACTTCATCGGCAAGTGGATGTCGATCATCGCGCCCGCGGCCGACACGCTCGACGATCCCGGCGACAATCCCTCGGACAACTACATGATGCGCCTCAATCTCGCGGCGATCGAGCAGAGCCTCGCCAACCTCATGACGTTCGGCAGCGTCCGGCGCCGCGTCAGCGCCGGCGAGCTGCAGCTCCACGGCGCCTATTTCGGCGTCGCCACCGGCCTGCTGCTCGTCCGCGATCCCGAGACCGGCCGCTTCGCGCCGCTCGCCGAGGATGTCGGCACGCCGCCCTCGCTGCTGCGCTGCGACTGAGGGAGATCAGTGCGCGTCGAAGCGGTAGAGCGGGGTGATCGTGTCCAATCCCATGCTTTCTTCGCCGCAGGCCCGCATGAGCGATGCCAGCATCTTTGTCGTGTGAGCCGTAAGATAGGGAAGGTCCTTCCCGGCGCGGGCGAGCGGCAGCAGCAGCGCGGCGCTTTCGAGGCCGCGCCCGGAGAGCTGCAGCAGTTCGGCGGCAATGTAGACGTCACCGCCGGGGCGCTGATGGTCGCGGATCCGCTGTGCTGCCGCGAGCCACTGCTCCCAAGGAAAATAGACGCTCATCATGTCGGGTCGCGGAGGGGGTGTCCGGATTCGGCCGGTCAAATAGGGCAGCAGGGCCTGACGGGCCAGCGCCGTGTCGAAATACCCGGGCAAAGGGAATTGATCCGCATCCTGCGACAGGAGGTGGAGATCGAACAGGCCGGCTTTCTCCAGCAGGTCGTCTCGCTTCCGTCGCCCTATCGTGGCGTCGAGATTGGCGAGGAAGGCCACGACGACCGCGTCGGTATCGTCTGCGGCGACTTCTCCTTCCTCGATTTGCTGGAAAAGGGCAAGAAGCGGTTCAGCACCGATATACTCCAGGCTGGCGACCCGCCGGAACCATAGGCCGAGAGGATAGGACAAATTCTCCTCGACAGCCATCATGTCCAGAATGTCCTTGTCGGCGATGCCCAGGGACAGAGGCGCCGAGAGACCGTTGAAACCCAGTCTGCGAAGTTCCGGCCCTCCGTCATTGGCGAACCAATAGGCGAGACGATGGGTGGGCGGATATGACTGAGGGTGGTCCCGGACATAACGGAGCCAAGGCTGAATATCGTCTTCGGATGCAAGCACCGTAGCGGAGATCTCGGAAAGGCCCATTTGTTCCAGTTGCGCGGCCAGCTTTGCCTTCGTGGGATCGTCGGTGCCCGAAAGGGCGATGCCGAAGAATGTCGTCATCAATTTGGGCTGCTCGATCATTTCGGGATCGCGCCTGGCCGCTGCGACGAGAGACGCGAGATTGCCGTCCAGAGCGACCGCACGGAGGTAACCGACGCTCTGCAGAAGGAAGCTTTTGATGCTGACATGGACTTGTGGTTCGAGCATCTTCAGCCGCCCGCCGGCGGTCTCGACCGTCACCAGATAGAGTTCGAGGGAACTGTTGGCGTCTGCGAGGCGCGGTGCGGGCAGTGTATTGAGCAGCGCATGGGCTGCGGCACGGTCGAGGCCGCCATATTTGATCTTGGCATAGGCGATCTCGGGATCGTGGATGCGCTTGTCGGGCAGCGGCGGGTAATGCGGACGCGCCAGCAGCACGTCGGCGAAGGCGGCGATTTCGGTTGCCTGCTTGCAGGTGGCGCCGGGCGCGGCCAAGGCGGGACCGGCAAGGATCGAGCCCATGACGAAAGCCGCACAAAGGCGGCGAATCACGATTTTCATTGAGGCCCCCCTCATTTGAACGAGAGGTTCAGGCCATGGCGCGGCAAGGTCAAGTCCTTGCCTGTATTATGATACTCCATTGCGTTTCAGGATGTCGGCTGATGCCGTCGTGGCAGGCGCCTCGGCGACGGTGTCGGCAGGATATCCGGGCTTCCAAGGGGGGATCTTTATACTTTTCTGACGAGGAAGGGGTAAAAATACTATACGATCTTTATTTGAAAAGCGGCCGAGATGGTCGTAGAATGCAGTATCGATTGGTTATCTTCGTTCTGTTCTAAAGTAAAATTTATGGTTCCGCAGACATAACCAGGACTGAAGATCCAGAGTGTATCTGCATTTGCGGATGTTTTTCTTGATATTGCAATGAAGACCTCATCATCCCCAAGGCTGGACCTCGTCTCCAGGGTCACCGTTCATATTTTCATCGGGCAACTGACGATCGCCGCAATCATGGCGGCTTCGAGCCCGAAGGGCTTCATGCCCACCTTTTCGGTCCTGCTCGCCTTCTTCGCCTTCATTCAGGTCCTGCTGGCGCTGAGCGGCGGGCGGCGTCCTCCTGCCGGTTCTCTCACCGAATGGGACGGCGTCTCCTGGCTGCTTCTGGTGGCGACGGGGTGCCATCTGCTCTGTCGCTGACGGCGCCCGGCCGCGAGACCCTTACTCCATCGTCTCCAGTTCGGCGATCATGCCTTCGATCATGCCGAGCCCGATCTGCCAGAAGGCGGGATCGCGGGCGTCGAGGCCGAAGGGCGCGAGCAGCTCCGAGTGGTGCTTGGTGCCGCCCGCCGCCAGCATGGCGAGGTAGCGCTCGGCGAAGCCCTCATGCGCCTTCTCGTAGACGCCGTAGAGCGAGTTCACCAGGCAGTCGCCGAAGGCATAGGCGTAGACGTAGAAGGGCGAGTGGATGAAATGCGGGATATAGGCCCAGAAGGTCTCGTAGCCCGGGCCGATATGGATGGCGGGGCCGAGGCTCTCCGCCTGCACCGAAAGCCACATCTCGTTGATCTGCTCGCTGGTGAGCTCGCCTTCCCGGCGCCCCAGATGCACCTTGCGCTCGAAGGCGTAGAACGCGATCTGCCTGACCACCGTGTTGATCATGTCCTCCACCTTGGCGGCGAGCATGGCCTTCCTCTGCTGGGGCGTCTGCGCCCTCGCCAGCAGCGCGCGGAAGGTGAGCATCTCGCCGAAGACCGATGCGGTCTCGGCCAGGGTCAGCGGCGTCGGCGCCATCAGCGGCCCGTTGGGGGCGGCGAGCACCTGGTGCACGCCGTGGCCGAGTTCGTGGGCGAGCGTCATCACGTCGCGCGGCTTGCCCTGGTAGTTGAGCAGCACATAGGGATGGGCGGAGGGAACGGTCGGGTGGGCGAAGGCGCCCGGCGCCTTGCCGGGGCGGATCGGCGCATCGATCCAGTTGCGGTCGAAGAACCGGCCGGCGATGCCGGCCATGCGCGGCGAGAAGCCGGCATAGGCGTCGAGCACCGTCGCCTTGGCCTCCTCCCAGCGGATGGGCGGCGTCTCGACCTTGGGCAGCGGCGCGTTGCGGTCCCAATGGTTGAGCCGGTCGAGCCCGAACCATTTGGCCTTCAGGCGGTAATAGCGGTGCGAAAGCCTGGGATAGGCCTCCTGCACGGCGGAGACCAGGGCGTCCACCACCTCGCGCTCGACGCGGTTGGCGAGGTGGCGCGAATCCGCGACGTCCGCGAAGGAGCGCCAGCGGTCCGAGATCTCCTTGTCCTTGGCGAGGGTGTTGGTGATCAGGGTGAAGAGGCGCAGATTGTCCTTGAAGGTGCGGGCGAGGGCATGGGCCGCCGCCTCGCGCTTGGCGGCGGACTGGTCCTGAAGGAGGTTCAGGGTCGGCTCCAGCGTCAGTTCCTGGCTGTCGACCTTGAAGCGCAGCCCCGATATCGTCTCGTCGAACAGGCGGTTCCAGGCGCCGCGGCCGGTGACGGACTTGTCGTGGAACAATTGCTCGATGCGGTCCTCGAGCTGGTGGGGCTTTTCGTAGCGGATATCGTCGAACCACGGCTTCCAATGCGCGAGGGCAGGGTCGGCGACGGCCTGCGCCAGCACCGCGTCGTCGATGCGGTTGAGCTCCAGCGTGAAGAAGAGGAGATGGGAGGAGGCGGTGGTCAGCCTGTCCTGCACGTCGCCGTAGAATTTGGCGCGGGCGGCGTCGGTGGTGTCGCCGGCATAGACGAGGCCGGCGAAGGAGGCGATGCGGCCGAGCCGGTCCTCGATCGCCTCATAGTCGCGGACGACGGCGGCGAAGAGCGATGCCCCGTCGGGCCGGCCGAGCAGCGCGGCGAGCCTACCCTTGTGGGCCTCCTCGAAGGCGATGCAGTCGGCGAGGCCCTTTTCGAGGTCCGCGGCCACCTCCGGCGAATCGATGCCGGCATAGAGATCGCCGAGATTCCATTCCGGCAGGCGGCCGAGCTCGTCGGTTCCCGTCGAATCGCGGGGGGCGGGGCCGGCGGCGGTCTTGCTGTCCATGGAAACTCCTGTCGGGCATGGTGGCGGCCCTGCGCAGGCAGGGCCCGAGGGGCGTGTCGCTGCGTCTCATATCGCTGTTGCCGGCGCCCGATTCAACCGGGGCGGCGCAATCGGATTTTCGTCGAACGTCGTTAAGCAGTCCTTCACGCTTCTGCTCCTAGATGATCCGAAACGGCACATCGGGGCGCGGCCCCGAGGCGGGCTTGCCCTGGTCGGAGCTTCGGACCGGCCAGGGCAAGCGCGCGGAATTCGTAGATTGCAAGATTTGGGCATTGCAGGAATTCGGCGGGGGATTGATGGGTTCGACTGTTCTGATTGCCGATGATGATCCGGTGCAGCGCCGGCTCCTCGAAGCGATGGTGCGGCGCTTCGGCTACCATGCGCGGCTCGCCGACGGCGGCGAGGCGGCGCTGCGCGAAATCGAGGCGGGCCGGATCGACCTCGTCATCCTCGATCTCGTCATGCCCGATCTAGACGGCATGGGCGTGCTGGGCCGCCTGCGGGCCAAGGGCATCGCGGTGCCCGTCATCGTCCAGACCGCGCATGGCTCGATCGACGCGGTGATCTCGGCCATGCGGGCGGGCGCGGCCGATTTCGTGGTCAAGCCGGTGGGCGGCGAAAGACTGCAGATATCGATCCGCAACGCCTTGCGGATGCATGCGCTCGAGCGCGATGCCCGCCTGCTGGCGAAGCGTTCGGCCGGCCTTCTCGGCTTCAGGGACATGGTCGTGCGCAGCCCCGAGATGGAACGCGTGGCCCATCTCAGCGAGCGGGCGGCGGGCTCGGCCATTCCCGTCCTGATCGAGGGCGAGGCCGGCACCGGCAAGCAGACCGTGGCGCGGGCGATCCACGGGACCGGCGAGCGCCGGGGCCGCCCGTTCGTCGCCGTCAACTGCGCCGCGCTGCCCGAGGAGACGGCCGAGGCGATCCTGTTCGGCCATGAGAAGAACAGCGTCGCCGGCGCGCCGGACAGGCAGGTGGGCAAGTTCGCCGAGGCGCATGGCGGCACGCTATTCCTGGAAGACATCGGCGAACTGCCGCTGGACCTCCAGGCCAGGATCGTCGAGGCGCTGCGCAGCGGCGAGGTCGGGCCGGTCGGGGCGCGCCGGCCGGTGCGCACCGAGTTCCGGCTGATCTCCTCGACCAGCTGCAACCTCATCGAGCGGGTCAAGGCCGGCCTGTTCCGCGAGGATCTCTATTACCGCCTGCACGTCTTTCCCATCATGCTGCCGCCGCTGCGGCTGCGGCGGGACGACGTCGGCGAGCTCGCGCGGCATTTCCTGGCGCGATTCTCGGTCGAGGAGGGCCGGCGCGTCCGCTCCATCTCGGCCGAGGCGCTGGCGATGCTGGCGGCCTATGACTGGCCCGGCAATGTCCGCCAGCTGGAAAATGCGGTGTTCCGGGCGGTGATCCTGGCGGAGGGCGACGAGGTCGGGGTGGCCGAGTTCCCGCAGATCGCGGCGCGCGTGGAGGGCTTCGACGTGCGCATCCCCTCCGCGCCGCTGCTGCCGCCCAGGCCCGTCCATGCCGGCCCGGCGATGATCACCGGGCAGCCCCTGCGGGAGATCGTCACGGTGCGCGATCCCCATACCATGGCGATGCTCGACGCGCGGGGCGACGTGCGGACCATGGCCTCCCTGGAGGCCGACATGCTGAAATTCGCCATCCGGCACCATCGCGGCCAGATGACGGAGGTCGCCCGCAAGCTCGGCATCGGGCGCTCGACCCTTTACCGCAAGCTGAAGGAATTGGGCCTTGACGAAGCGGCGATCGGCGTGAGACCCGAAGTCTTCCCCGATGCCCACCGGGCGGCGTGATCGTTCGCACACCGGATTTTGTATTGAAACTGGCATTGTCGCGTTCACAATCCGATTGATGGAAAGGTGGCGCCTTACCTTCGGCGTCATGATTGAGGGATAAAATGAATTGCCGCGCTAACTTGCTGGCTTCGGTTGCTCTGGCCCTGGCCCTGGGTGCGTTCACCGTCCCGGCCCTGGCCGGGAGCGGCCTCGAGCCTTCCGCCATCGACGTGCCGGCACTGAGCCCGGCCGAGCAGGAACACGCCTACGCGCCGGCGAGCCCACAGACGGAACCGGCCGCCGCCTCGCCCCGGGGCGAACGGGCGGCGCTGTCCGCCGATCCGCAGCCGGATCCCGGCCCCGTCTCCACCTCCTCGCTGGCGCCCGCGCCGGTCGGCGACGTGCCGGTGCCGCTGCCGGCGCTGGCACAGGAGCCGTCGGCGGCGGCGTCCCCCGCCCATGCCGCCGATCCCGCTCTGGCCTCGACCATGCCGGCCGCGCCGTCCGGCCCGGAGCCGGGGCCGATGCCGGCCGTGCAGCAGCCCGCGCCGGCCGTGCAGAGCACGCCTCCCGCGGCCGCCGCCGAGCCGGTGGAAACACCGCCGTCGGTCCGCGCGCCGCAGGACGCCGCGGCCGTCGCCGCCAGCCTCGCCGCCCGGCTCGAAGACCTCGTGGCCCGGCACGGCCAGGACGCGCAGGCGATCAGCGATTTCTACGGCCTGCGCAATCATGCGCCGCTCTGGGTGGTCGACGGCGCCCTGACGCCGGTCGCCAAGGCGCTGGTCGAGCGCATGAGCCGTGCCGGCGATGACGGCCTCGACGCTGCGGCCTTCCATGTCGGGGGCCTCGACATCTTGGCCTCGGCCGGCGCCGACGGCCAGGCGCAGACGGAGGTCGCCATCGCCTCCGCCATCCTGACCTATATCCGGCAGGCTTCGAGCGGGCGGGTGGACACCCGCCAGATCGGCCGCGACATCGTGCCCGCCGTCAACATGCCGGAGGCCGTCGCCGCGCTGGCTTCGGTCGCCATCGCCGCCGATCCCGTCGCCGTGCTCGAAGGCTACAATCCGGTCGCCCCGCAATATCTGGCGCTGAAGCGCAAGCTCGCCGAGGTGCGCGCCGCCAATGCCGCGACGGCCCGGACCGCGCCGCCGCTGGTGCCGCCCGGCCCGACGCTCAGGGTCGGCATGAGCGACACCCGCGTGGCGGTGCTGCGCACCCGCCTCGGGCTGACCGCCAGCGACGGCGACGGCGCCGTCTATGACGAGGCGCTGCAGAAGGCGGTGCGCGACTTCCAGGCGCAGCGCAACCTCAAGGCCAGCGGCACGCTCGGCCCTGCGACCGTGGCGGCGCTGAACAGCGCGCTGCGCACCCCGCGAATCAATATCGAGAGCGAGATCGTCGCCAATATGGAGCGCTGGCGCTGGCTGCCGCACGACATGGGCGATTCCTACGTGCTGGTGAACGTGCCGGAATACAAGGTCCGCGTGATCAGGAACGGCGTGCCCGTCCTGGAATCGAAGGTGGTCGTCGGCAAGCCGAACACGCCGACGCCGCTGTTTTCCGACACCATGGATTTCGTGGTGATGAACCCGTCCTGGAACGTGCCCCAGTCGATCATCAAGAAGGAATATCTGCCCAAGCTGGCGGAGGATCCCGATTACCTGGCCCGCCACGGCTTCGTGGTGACCTATCGCGACGGCCAGATGCAGGTGC encodes the following:
- the irrA gene encoding iron response transcriptional regulator IrrA, with the protein product MQTLIRFDRSAEMSSRDHQRTGCPFHDVRSMLRDVGLRPTRQRLALGWLLFQKGDRHITAEILHDEASKARVPVSLATVYNTLHQFTEVGLLREFAVDGSKTYFDTNVHEHHHYFVEGDNEVLDIPGEIGMAEMPDVPEGYEVARVDVIVRLRRKK
- a CDS encoding lytic murein transglycosylase, translated to MKPSIALVLAMLACSAPPAAAASFQSCLAAIGSRAVAAGVSPAVFERSTSGLQPDMTIIDLMNKQPEFRTPIWDYMAGLVDAQRIADGRRMLAKWGAVLGNVQRRYGVDPAVVVAVWGVESNFGENQGSYPLVQSLATLSCYGGRRHAYFQGEFINALKIIQRRDVDPAHLMGSWAGAFGNTQFMPSTFLRSAVDGDGDGRRDIVDSVPDALASTANYLAKAGWVPGSRWGYEVRLPSGFRPGLAGRGRKRPLAAWAAMGVRRVDGSPLPADNARAAILLPAGASGPAFVVFRNFDAIYSYNAAESYALAIAHLSDRIRGGGPFATPWPTDDPGLSRAQRRELQALLTRRGYDVGPADGAIGAKTVLAVKDMQRRLGLAVTGHPGLKILTALRGG
- the acnA gene encoding aconitate hydratase AcnA; amino-acid sequence: MASIDSFKARQTLTVGAKTYTYYSLKAAEANGLPGISALPVSMKVLLENLLRFEDGRSVSKGDIEAIAAFLLNRGKAEREIAFRPARVLMQDFTGVPAVVDLAAMRDAMRALGGDPARINPLVPVDLVIDHSVVVDYFGNKEAFGKNVAREYEQNQERYRFLKWGQSAFSNFRVVPPGTGICHQVNLEYLAQTVWTGPEEDGSEVAYPDTLVGTDSHTTMINGLGVLGWGVGGIEAEAAMLGQPISMLIPEVVGFRLTGKLQAGVTATDLVLTVTQMLRKRGVVGKFVEFFGHGLDAMTLEDKATIGNMAPEYGATCGFFPVDAETLRYLDKSGRQADRIALVEAYAKEQGMFRTAGSFDPLFTDTLELDLSTVLPSLAGPKRPQDRVLLSDAKAGFLAALETEFKKTGEADKSVAVAGTDYAIQHGAVTIAAITSCTNTSNPSVLVAAGLLARKAHAKGLTSKPWVKTSLAPGSQVVEAYLTKSGLQADLDALGFNLVGFGCTTCIGNSGPLPEAVSEAVNKGDVVAAAVLSGNRNFEGRVNPDVKANYLASPPLVVAYALAGSLQVDLTLEPLGTGSDGRPVFLTDVWPSPAEVQAVIDQYVTKGLFQEKYADVFKGDANWQAIAIPTGETYAWDPASTYVQNPPYFTGMSKTPEAPSDIHDAHILGLFLDSITTDHISPAGSIKAASPAGEYLRDHQVRPVDFNQYGTRRGNHEVMMRGTFANIRIKNQMLPGVEGGFSIHYPDGQQAPIYDVAMRYKAEGVPLVVLAGKEYGTGSSRDWAAKGTKLLGVRAVVAQSFERIHRSNLVGMGVVPFTFAEGTSWQTLGLKGDETVTIEGIETIRPRATIEAEITSADGTVTKVPLLCRIDTLDELDYFKNGGILQFVLRRLAA
- a CDS encoding carbonic anhydrase; this translates as MIPDRLVAGYKSFLGDRFSRERQRYEVLAESGQNPEILIIGCCDSRVSPEVIFDAGPGEIFVVRNVANIVPPYETNGQFHGTSAALEFAVEALKVRHIVVMGHASCGGIRSFAQKSAPLSSGDFIGKWMSIIAPAADTLDDPGDNPSDNYMMRLNLAAIEQSLANLMTFGSVRRRVSAGELQLHGAYFGVATGLLLVRDPETGRFAPLAEDVGTPPSLLRCD